From the Elaeis guineensis isolate ETL-2024a chromosome 16, EG11, whole genome shotgun sequence genome, the window tttcctctttcttcttctttttcttcttcccatgggTTCTCTTTGGTGGAATAGGAGATCGTGAGGTCCCTTCCTATTCCTCAACTTAAGGGCTATGACTGCCAGCTGGTGGCCGGTGGCAGCAGGAGTTGCGACGATGCAGCCTGAAAGaagccaaaccgatggtcggtgATGACCACCGACattgaaaaatcaaagaaaaggagGGACGAAAACAGTCCAAAATAATAGATATTTTTTCCCAACGAAACCTGACGAATCCAGCTACCGGCAATCGTGCACACAGGCAAGGAAAGGAAAGAGtgaaagggaggaagaggagctggagcttacctcgagctccggtgacTACTGTGGTGAGGAATCGAGGCGAGCACGATGAAGGGCTTCCATGAGAAATCTCTGGTGATCCTCGTTGATTGCTCTCGATGCTTgatgggaggaagagagaagagctCTCCCCTTTACATAGGctggaggggaggagtttgactcctccccgatGGTGATTTtcaactccgatcgggagtcaccttaggaagaagaagactcccgaacatagtcttcttctctctctctttttttttttttaggcttgGGCTTTAGGCTTTGAGTTGGGTTATAACAGTCATAGTgtagtatttctttacaataaaatAGTATTACATTACATGAGTGTAGTATTACTTTGTAATAATGCAatgttgctttattgtattatattagtataatatttctttacaataagatagtattatattatattagtatagtattcttttataataacacAGTATTACTTTATTGTATTATACTAGTATAGCatttctttacaataagataatattacattattatagtatagtattcctttattatagtattattttacaacaatatagtattgctttataatagtacagtataattttataatagtatagtattactttataataatatagtattacttTGTAAGGATAATTCGATCATTTTATTCTCATTTGAGTAGTTGCTTTTAAGTTATATTTCAAATGTGGAGCTGCTTTTATTTGAAACTCAAGTATGTAGttatttttaagtttaaactcaagtgtctaattttttttaatttatttatatatttatattaaaattttaatatatatatatatatatatatatatatatatatatataaggcaaTGCGGGCAAACGGGATACTACCAAGCTCGTAAAACAATCCTTCCATTAGAACCCATTCAGTGCCAGAAATTTGCGGTGGTATGGAGACCGGTCTCGTGATATGAGTCTGTAAGAAATTCGTTCCATGAGAATAAGTTATCCTGCCTAAATCCACAGCGGGATAAGGTTTCAAGATGGGAGGAATAAACCTTCTGAAAGTGACCTTGCAGGCTACGAGTCTCGTCTCATTGGCTGGCATTCCTTGCTTCCCATTTCCATCCAAAAACAGAGTCACATCTCACACTATCAAGTGAAGCTCTTAGGGATTAGAAGGTCAGAAGAGTGACAGGgagaaggaggaagaaggagATGGGGAAGGGTGGTGAAGGAAGTGGAGATGGTAAGGAGGAGAACATGGCAGCCTGGTTGGTGTCTGTCAACACCCTTAAGATCCAACCTTACCAGCTCCCACCTCTTGGTATCCATCACCTCTTttattctttcttcctccttgtttatttcttctttttttttttttttccttcttaagATGATAATAGATAATATTTATGTTTTTCTGGTGTACGGCATGGTTGTTTTGCATATGTATATCTTCTTCGTGTTGAGTTTGACCTGCTTCTTTTGATTTTCCTATGTCATGTCTATGTTTTCACCCAATGCATCTTGACTTTTTTCCTTTTCAAATTTTTGTGGATAAACTGGTGGTGTTTTAACATGATGGTGATTGTGATGATCACGGCTTGTGTTTTCTTGATCCTCCTGAAAAAATTGACAGAGAATGTCTTAATTTTGTCTTAGTGGATCATTCTAGGGATTaccctttctttcctttcttatgtTTTGATCTTCTTTGGAGGCAAAATTAATTGTGAATTATTTTCTCTTTTAAATTTCGTAGATAAACTGGTGGATGTTAAgtatgatgatggtggtggtcaTGATCATGGCTAATTGTGTCTTCTAGATCAGAACCTGCCAAATTTCATTGATCATGCTATAATTATCATTCTATGGATCCTCTGTCTTTTCTTCGCTAACAAAATTGACTGTTTTCAGGCCCTCGCGATGTTCGGGTGCGGATGAAGGCTGTGGGTATCTGCGGAAGTGATGTTCAGTACCTCAAGGTTCATCTCCCCATCTCCTGGATTTACTTATGCTACCATCTCTCTTTGAATTTTGTTGAGGCAAAAGCATCTTACCAGTGTTTTCTTTTACCAAAATTCTGTCAAGTTCTTGGTTTGTTAGTCGTTATTACCCATAGATCTattgattgattgattgattgaGTTACATATCGATGCAGTTGTTAGCTTATATTGTAAAAGTTACTTGAAACTGCAGAGGATGAGTTCTGCCCATTTTGTCGTCAAAGAGCCTATGGTTATTGGGCATGAGTGTGCTGGGGTTATAGAAGAGGTCGGCAGCGAAGTGAAGTCCCTGGCTGTAGGTGACCGTGTGGCATTAGAACCAGGGATCAGCTGCTCACGCTGCAAGTACTGCAAGGGTGGCCGCTACAACCTCTGCCAGGAGATGAAGTTCTTTGCCACTCCTCCTGTTCATGGTTCATTGGCTAATCAGGTATTCAGgtttttgagaatttttaaactttttaccCTGTTTTTGGCTGCTGTTATGATATATATAATTAGTTCTTTAAAGCAAGGACCACATAGCAAATATTACTACATAAATTAACTCCAATTAACCTTAAGAACCATGTTGATGCTAACTAAATCCGTTTAGCTGGATTTTTACTTTCATGCTACTCATCCAAAAGGAAATTGCTGGAATAAAAGaggtaaaaggaaaaaaaaaaaagctcttttCGGTGGAATCATATCTTACTACATTCTACCTTTCATCTATAGGTAGAATAATGCATGGTTGTAGAGCAGGACCGGCGGTCTCGACTCTCATCTCCTAGCTTCAGAGTCTCTTAATATTTTTTAGGctataaatttgaagcttttatATTCTCCTGCTTTTCTCGTCATTTGTTCATGCCTTTCCCTACTGAACATTTATTATATCAGAATTTCAGCAAAACTAGTCAGGCTAAGAACTGCTCGCTTGATGCTAATGATCTCTCTCATTTCTTGGCAGGTGGTGCATCCTGCTGAGCTCTGTTTCAAGCTTCCGGACAATGTAAGCTTGGAGGAAGGGGCGATGTGCGAGCCCCTCAGTGTTGGGGTCCATGCATGCCGTCGTGCTGGTGTTGGTCCAGAGACAAATGTGCTAATCATGGGAGCTGGACCGATAGGCTTAGTCACAATGTTTGCAGCTCGTGCTTTTGGTGCTTCTAAAATAGTTATAACAGATGTTAATGATCATCGTTTATCAGTTGCAAAGTCTCTTGGAGCGGATGCTATTGTTAAAGTTTCTACAAACATGGAGGTTTCACTACTTTTCTCTTCCTTTTACGTTTCCTTGTTGCTTATGGTATACATTGCCATAAAATTCTTACTCTGGATTACCATGTTTTTCCCTCTGTTACCAactttgaaaatattttgacatGTGACAAGAGTCTTTTACTTGTAAATGTAACataaacttaatattttctttccCTTTAATTATGTCTTATATGTCAGTGGCTATCTTGATTCCTTGTTCCTGTATTTTTTTTCCTAATTTGTCAACACCGTGTGCACTCTGTTGTACCATAAGCTCTCACATATGAGTTAATTGCATAGAAGTACAATGGAAGATTGCTTTGACTTTAGACTAACACATACATTGTAGATGATACACGATGTAGATTGCCTCTTCTCCTAGGAAGCACAAACTGAGAAATTGTAGTTACAAAGAGacttaattttttcttctacaGAAGATCACATGCTACTTTGGGCTTCCAGAATAGGAAATTAAGTTCCTGTTTGGTGTCCCTTTATTTATTTTCTGTTTTTAGAAACAATGCATGgaaagcttaaaaaaaaaaaaacttgtttgGTACTCCTattctattttctattttttaaaaatattttctaaatttcTTAAAAAGGTTGAAGCAAAAAATCTTGCTTTCACCTTTCATAGAAACAGAGAACTAAAATGAATTGGGACTTGTTCCAACGGTCATACCCATCTGTGTGGCAACCATAGGTTCCGTGTTAGATCCATGGATGGTATATCCCAGAAATTGGATTTTGGATAATTATGGTGTAGATTTAGCTCCTTCTCTTTCTATAAAGGACAGGGAACTGAAGTTTTTCAAGCGGAAACCCTCCTTCTTGATAACCTTTCCACCTCTGCCATGGCCAACACCACGACTACTGCTGTGACAGACACTGCCACCACCACATCCACCATGATCACTGTGTTGCTGCCACCTCCATTGCTGCTGCCGTCACAGCCACTGCCACTTTGCCGCTGCCTCCACCAATAACAGCCAACATTATCACCTCCATCATTGGCACAGCCACTGCCTCCGTGCCATTGTCACTGTCATCATCATCACTCCCATTGTCATCTGATGAAAGAGGAgttgattttttgtttttttttttacaaaagtaAAATACTTTATTACACCAAACATGTTTATTGTTTTTgagaattctaaaataaaatagaaacagaaatttttttatttttcaattttacaAGAAGGAAAAGTGAAAGTGCTCACAGATGCAACTTACCAAGTTACTAACTACTCAAGCTTTTGGAGAGGGCAAGAAATTGCTGTTCAATGACAATGGGCTTTTTCACAAGCCTGGCTTTTTATCTTTTTGGTCCTGACAATGAATTATAACTCATCAATTAGTTTCATCGGCTATATGTCTTTCTTTCATTTCGACTTTGGCTGCATGGTAGGGAGACACAAAGCTTTGAATCTCTGATGCCAAAGTACACTTCCTAGGAATTAGAAAGAGAGTTTTATGGACAAAATTTTCACCAAAGATATCCCTAAAGTAAGGTTAAAGAACAAAAATTTCTGACTTCCAACTGATGAATGAACTTGTCCTCTGGAAGAGGATACTGTTATTGTTTTAATTTTCAAGACCAATGAGAACTACTTATTGCATAGTTCATACTTTGATATACCTACTTCCTTACACACAGTTGGTTTGTGGGGCCAATATATGGTTATTGTTGTGAGTGGGGACACTACAAAGTAGTGACAGAGGTGCTCTGAGAGGTGCAATTCAATTTTGAAGTGCATTGGCATGAAGGTTTATGGAGGTGAAAGGACAAGGTGATATTTGAACATTCAAAATCTTGATACAATTTTATGCATGTTTAGCAATGGACATGTCATTTGAAGAACATTGATATAATAAGTCGAGATATATTTCCATCTTTATAGGAGTATGTAGAATGGTAGTCAAGAAAGGGTTTATGCAAGAGGCTTGGTAGAACTGACATTACATGGAAAAGGGCAAATATTTATATTGACTTAAGATACATCCTGCAGAGGAATCAGAACAAAGCTAAGAATCCAGAAAGTAGTCAAAGTTGATAACAATTATTTATTGTTTATTGAAATTATGTAAATCAAAGTCAATAGTTGTTGCATTTGCATCTGGGCCAATTGTTTTTTTTGTGACTCGTTGTTCATAAGTTGctctctttttccttttataGGGTGTCGATGAGGAGGTTATTCAGATACAAAAGGCTATGGGTGCTGACATTGATCTCACCATAGATTGTGCTGGTTTTAGCAAAACAATGTCGACTGCTCTCAATGCTACTCGTGCTGGTGGTAGAGTTTGCCTTGTGGGAATGGGCCACCATGACCTGACTGTCCCCCTTACTCCTGCTGCAGCAAGGTATTGTCATTTCCATCAACACTCCCCTAGTTCTCATTTATCGCCATGAGAGAAAATGCCATCTAACCTTGTTTCTtggttttcccttttttttttctttcaaaataggcTATTGAACTTAATAAGATGAATATTCTGTCATGAACTTGATGTGGCAATTGCTTATATTTTAATACTATCTTTTGACACAGAGAGGTTGATATAGTTGGTGTCTTCCGCTACAAGGACACTTGGCCATTGTGTATTGAGTTCCTGCGGACTGGAAAGATTGATGTAAAGCCTTTGATAACTCACAGGTTTGGATTCTCTCAGGAGGAGGTGGAGGAAGCTTTTGAGGTCAGTGCTCGTGGCCGTGATGCAATCAAGGTGATGTTTAATCTGTAGCTGCCGAGACATGGGACATGAGCCATGATTGTAGTGTCTGGTTCTGTATCTCATGTTGTTTGTATAGAATAATGGTTCTATTCCAACCTATGAGATAAAAGTCGGTCCAGGCTCTGCATAAATAAGAGTTCCTTTGTGGTGTTATAATGACATTTCTCGTGTTTAACATGGTCTCTCTTTACTGCGTTACTTAAAAATCCAATTTTCTTTGCCTCTGGTTTCTTGTTTTCCATATTTTTCCCCCAGTTATCTGTGTTAGAAATTCATCTTCTGTCATCACCCATTTCCAGAGTTAGTTATCACTGCTTTCAAACTATTGagtggtgatcagattacagctATTGACATTTTAAacatgatcttcatttttttctctaaatgtAAAACATAATCTATGTTTTGTGAATGATAATGGCCAAAACTATATCTCAACTGCTTTGAGTGTCAAAAAGGAGTTCCAAAATTCCTTTTATGAATTGATATTCACCCTATGTTTTTCCAATAAGAAAATGCACTCTATGATGAGACATACAAGATCTACCAAATGATTCTCTCTAATTAATAAATGCTTCCATTATCTTGATTTTTCTTTGTTATGATatcaaagagaaaaataaaacaggaagaaaataagagaagaacaAGAGTACAACATATTTATATAGTTTGGTGACTTTGGTCTATTGACTTGCGTCCATGGGCAAATATGATGTGAAAGTTTCATCATAGAAAAATAGAGATTAAAGGGCCTAGTATACTCAATCTCTTGGCTACtcaattgttctcttcttttagtattataaatgataaatatatatatatatatatatatatggtaagTCTATTTGGACTTAAAACTAGTATCCTGCAATAAGGTTTGTTCATGAACAAAGCAGGagggaaaaaatttctttttgcctatttaaagctTGTAAATTCAGGGCACACGCCAACACGCTTGGAAACTTTCAACTTTCACTCGAATAACAGCTTCATAAAGTTGATTCATATCATGTTAACATCCAATCCTTCCCTCTTTGTGTTTATGCGTGCACGCATGTGAAAATTATTATACTTCAAAGAGGCAATATTTGATTTACTTTGCATTCTAGTAATCTTCTTTTTCCTCCATCTTGCTTAGTGAGGTTTAGCGATACACAGCACTTTTCATATTCATCTTATTCTAAACATGCATCTTTTGTTCTAAACATTTTTTCATGACCTAAGGGATTTCAGCACAAGTTCGCTAATGTTCCTCTTCATCTTCCATCAGGATAGGAAAGTTGGCCAAACTTTGCCTgataataaaataatgatattaaagCTTACTTTCAAGGACCGATACTGCCCTAATTTCACTTCCACTAATAGCTTAAAACAAGAATTGTATTAGTGGTGGCCTTAAATAGGAATGCTGAAGAATGAGGACCCATAAAATCGATACGGAACAATCAGCTTTTGGATTCTCTCTTAGATTTGAAGGCTAGAAGctcgtttctcttttttttttttttttttttataaaaaagaaaGTTAGTTAAAGAATCTCAAATCTAGATGACGTTCTCGACTCTTCCAATTTTTGGGTATTTTCAAGTGGATCCTTAGGAACTTTAGGATGTCGCAATTAAAGAGGATAGAGATGTCCAAAAAATACAAAATTGAATCCACGACACCTTAGCTATGAGGGGAGCCCACGGTTTACATTTGAGCCCAAATAAAAGCTTGTTTTTTAGGGTTTAAAAAATGGCCAAATTTGGCTCAAATTTGAATCTAGCATGTTCCAATCTGCTTgtgaatataaaaaaatcaatcaactTATGGTTGA encodes:
- the LOC105059340 gene encoding sorbitol dehydrogenase — translated: MGKGGEGSGDGKEENMAAWLVSVNTLKIQPYQLPPLGPRDVRVRMKAVGICGSDVQYLKRMSSAHFVVKEPMVIGHECAGVIEEVGSEVKSLAVGDRVALEPGISCSRCKYCKGGRYNLCQEMKFFATPPVHGSLANQVVHPAELCFKLPDNVSLEEGAMCEPLSVGVHACRRAGVGPETNVLIMGAGPIGLVTMFAARAFGASKIVITDVNDHRLSVAKSLGADAIVKVSTNMEGVDEEVIQIQKAMGADIDLTIDCAGFSKTMSTALNATRAGGRVCLVGMGHHDLTVPLTPAAAREVDIVGVFRYKDTWPLCIEFLRTGKIDVKPLITHRFGFSQEEVEEAFEVSARGRDAIKVMFNL